The proteins below come from a single Gossypium raimondii isolate GPD5lz chromosome 2, ASM2569854v1, whole genome shotgun sequence genomic window:
- the LOC105787907 gene encoding pentatricopeptide repeat-containing protein At3g18110, chloroplastic isoform X2, protein MAMSCNGGLVVTFASPTSKVCMNTSISCSSSHLSIPSPNEHSNDSTSNNSTFSYSRASPSERWPHLQIQLAETYPLSQTHFSPTSPQLTHVVKEAELSLESSKSETLEVSDETQEKLGRVSKTRVKKMSKLALKRAKDWRERVKFLTDRILGLEQDQFVADVLDDRKVQMTPTDFCFLVKYVGQENWQRALEVYEWLNLKNWYSPNARMLATILAVLGKANQEILAVEIFTRAEPAVGNTVQVYNAMMGVYARNGRFQKVQELLDLMRKRGCEPDLVSFNTLINARLKAGAMVPDLAIKLLNEVRRSGLRPDIITYNTLISACSRESNLEETMKVFDDMDSHNCQPDLWTYNAMISVYGRCGMAYKAEQLFRDLESKGFFPDAVTYNSLLYAFAREGNVDKVKEICEEMIEMGFGRDEMTYNTIIHMYGKQGQHELGLQLYKDMKLSGRSPDVVTYTVLIDSLGKANKIKEASNLMSEMLDAGVKPTVRTYSALICGYAKTGMAVEAEDTFNCMRKSGVRPDFLAYSVMLDILLRCNEITKAWVLYQEMVRDGFTPDNILYEVMLQALTKENKVEEIKMVVGDMKELCGMNLQTVSSFLVKGECYDLAVQMLRLGISNGEALDDENLLSILSSYSSSGRNKEACELLEFLKEHTEGPSKLITEALVVVLCEACQLDAALKEYSNARESGSFSRSSTMYESLIRCCEENKLLTEASQIFTEMRFCGVEPSECIMKCMIRVYCKMGFPETAHCLINQAEVQGLLLDNSIIYVDVIEAYGKVKLWQKAESVVGNVRQRYMNVDRKIWNALIQAYAASGCYERARAVFNTMMRDGPSPTVDSINGLLEALVVDGRLSEIYVVIEEMQDMGFKISKSSILLMLDAFAEAGNLFEVKKIYSGMKAAGYFPTMHLYRIMIRLFCKGKRVRDVEAMVSEMEEAGFKPDLSIWNSMLKLYSGIEDYKRTAQIYQQIIEAGLEPDEDTYNTLIIMYCRDRRPEEGLSLMHEMRKVGLEPKLDTFKSLISGFGKQELLEQAEELFNDLLLKGYKLDRSFYHTMMKIYRNSGNHSKAENLLSMMKKAGVKPTIATMHLLMVSYGSSGQPQQAEKVLANLKEIGLNLTTLPYSSLINAYLQNGDYNVGIQKLMEMKMEGLEVDHRIWTCFIRAASLSQHTSEAIVLLNALRNAGFDLPIRLMTEKSELLFSELESCLDKLEPVEDSAAFNFVNSLVDLLWAFEHRATASWVFQLAVKKNIYRHDVFRYILALIG, encoded by the exons ATGGCCATGTCTTGCAATGGAGGACTTGTTGTAACCTTTGCCTCTCCTACTTCAAAGGTATGCATGAACACCTCTATCTCTTGCTCTTCTTCCCACCTCTCAATTCCTTCACCAAATGAACACTCAAATGACAGCACTAGTAATAACAGCACATTTAGCTATAGCAGAGCCTCCCCATCTGAGAGATGGCCTCACCTTCAAATTCAACTAGCTGAAACTTACCCTTTAAGTCAAACCCATTTTTCACCTACCTCTCCTCAACTTACCCATGTTGTTAAGGAAGCTGAATTGTCTTTGGAGTCCTCAAAGTCTGAAACTTTGGAAGTGAGCGATGAGACCCAGGAGAAATTGGGGAGAGTAAGTAAGACTAGAGTTAAGAAAATGAGTAAACTGGCATTGAAAAGGGCCAAAGATTGGAGAGAAAGAGTGAAGTTTTTGACAGACAGGATTTTGGGGTTGGAACAAGACCAGTTTGTTGCTGATGTTTTGGATGATAGGAAAGTTCAGATGACACCAACCGATTTTTGCTTCCTAGTGAAATATGTTGGTCAGGAGAACTGGCAACGTGCCCTGGAAGTTTATGAGTGGTTAAATTTGAAGAACTGGTATTCCCCTAATGCCAGGATGCTTGCTACTATCTTGGCTGTGCTGGGGAAGGCCAATCAGGAGATTTTAGCTGTTGAAATCTTTACCAGGGCTGAGCCTGCTGTTGGAAATACCGTCCAGGTTTATAATGCCATGATGGGTGTTTATGCACGAAATGGAAGGTTTCAGAAAGTGCAGGAACTGCTTGATTTAATGCGTAAGAGAGGGTGTGAGCCTGACCTCGTGAGTTTCAATACTTTAATAAATGCCAGATTGAAAGCAGGAGCTATGGTGCCTGATTTAGCTATCAAGCTTTTGAATGAGGTCAGGAGGTCTGGTCTTAGGCCAGATATAATAACTTATAATACTCTTATTAGTGCTTGTTCTAGGGAATCAAACTTGGAGGAGACAATGAAGGTTTTTGACGATATGGACAGCCATAATTGTCAACCTGATTTATGGACTTACAATGCTATGATTTCTGTGTATGGGAGATGTGGGATGGCATATAAAGCTGAGCAGCTGTTTAGGGATTTAGAGTCTAAAGGGTTTTTCCCGGATGCAGTCACATATAATTCATTGTTATATGCTTTTGCAAGAGAAGGAAATGTGGACAAGGTAAAAGAGATTTGTGAAGAAATGATTGAAATGGGGTTCGGTAGAGATGAGATGACTTATAATACAATTATTCACATGTATGGGAAGCAGGGCCAGCATGAATTGGGATTGCAGCTTTACAAGGACATGAAATTGTCAGGGCGGAGTCCAGATGTGGTAACATATACAGTCTTGATCGATTCCCTAGGGAAAGCAAATAAGATAAAGGAGGCTTCTAATTTGATGTCAGAGATGTTGGATGCAGGTGTTAAGCCTACTGTGCGGACTTATAGTGCTTTGATTTGTGGGTATGCTAAGACTGGAATGGCTGTGGAGGCTGAGGATACATTTAATTGCATGCGGAAATCTGGGGTTAGACCTGATTTCCTGGCATACTCTGTCATGTTGGATATCCTTTTGAGATGTAATGAAATAACAAAAGCATGGGTGCTGTACCAGGAAATGGTTCGTGATGGTTTCACACCAGATAATATACTTTATGAGGTGATGCTTCAGGCACTAACAAAGGAAAACAAAGTGGAAGAAATTAAAATGGTGGTTGGAGACATGAAAGAACTTTGTGGTATGAATCTTCAAACTGTTTCTTCTTTCCTTGTCAAGGGTGAATGCTATGACCTGGCTGTACAGATGCTGAGATTAGGCATAAGTAATGGTGAAGCGCTAGATGATGAAAATTTGTTGTCTATTTTGAGTTCATACAGTTCATCTGGCAGGAACAAAGAAGCATGTGAATTACTTGAGTTCTTGAAAGAACACACTGAAGGGCCCAGTAAACTGATAACTGAAGCTCTAGTTGTCGTACTTTGTGAGGCTTGCCAGTTAGATGCTGCCTTGAAGGAGTACAGTAACGCTAGAGAATCTGGTTCATTTAGCAGGAGTTCTACCATGTATGAGTCCCTTATTAGATGCTGTGAAGAAAATAAACTTCTAACTGAGGCTTCTCAGATTTTTACTGAAATGAGATTCTGTGGTGTTGAACCTTCTGAATGTATCATGAAATGTATGATTAGGGTATATTGTAAAATGGGCTTCCCTGAGACGGCACATTGTTTGATTAATCAAGCTGAAGTGCAAGGTCTTCTGCTTGACAATTCTATTATTTATGTTGATGTTATTGAAGCATATGGAAAAGTGAAGCTGTGGCAGAAAGCTGAAAGTGTGGTGGGCAATGTTAGACAAAGATATATGAATGTGGATCGCAAAATCTGGAATGCCTTAATACAGGCTTATGCCGCAAGCGGTTGCTATGAACGAGCTAGAGCTGTTTTTAATACAATGATGAGAGATGGTCCTTCGCCAACAGTAGATTCCATTAATGGTCTATTGGAAGCACTAGTTGTGGATGGAAGATTGTCTGAGATTTATGTGGTAATCGAGGAGATGCAAGATATGGGTTTTAAAATAAGCAAGAGTTCTATTCTTCTGATGCTTGATGCATTTGCAGAAGCTGGAAACCTCTTTGAGGTGAAGAAGATATACAGTGGAATGAAAGCTGCAGGGTATTTTCCTACAATGCATCTTTACAGGATTATGATTAGACTGTTCTGCAAGGGTAAACGGGTGAGGGATGTTGAAGCAATGGTCTCTGAAATGGAAGAAGCAGGATTTAAGCCTGATCTTTCAATTTGGAATTCTATGCTAAAGTTATACTCAGGAATTGAGGATTACAAAAGGACAGCTCAGATATATCAACAGATTATAGAAGCTGGACTTGAACCAGATGAGGACACTTACAACACTTTGATAATAATGTACTGCAGAGATCGTAGACCTGAAGAGGGATTATCTCTGATGCATGAAATGAGGAAAGTGGGTTTAGAACCGAAATTAGACACCTTTAAAAGTCTGATTTCAGGATTTGGCAAGCAGGAACTGTTGGAACAAGCTGAGGAATTGTTCAACGATTTGCTTTTGAAAGGCTACAAATTGGACCGCTCTTTCTATCATACAATGatgaaaatatatagaaattctGGAAACCATTCCAAAGCTGAAAACCtgttaagcatgatgaaaaAAGCTGGAGTGAAACCCACTATTGCTACAATGCACTTGCTTATGGTTTCTTATGGAAGCTCTGGACAGCCACAGCAAGCAGAAAAAGTCCTCgctaatttgaaagaaataggATTAAATCTGACTACACTACCATATAGTTCACTCATTAATGCTTATCTTCAGAATGGAGATTATAATGTTGGAATTCAAAAGCTTATGGAGATGAAGATGGAGGGCTTGGAAGTAGACCACAGAATTTGGACATGCTTTATCAGGGCTGCAAGTTTGTCCCAGCACACAAGTGAAGCCATTGTCCTCTTAAACGCACTTCGTAATGCTGGATTTGATCTTCCTATCAG GCTTATGACAGAAAAATCTGAGTTGCTATTTTCAGAGCTAGAAAGTTGTCTTGATAAGCTAGAACCTGTAGAGGACAGTGCAGCCTTTAACTTTGTCAATTCCTTGGTGGATCTATTATGGGCATTTGAGCATCGGGCCACTGCCTCCTGGGTTTTCCAATTGGCAGTCAAGAAGAACATTTATCGACATGATGTTTTCAGGTATATTCTGGCACTGATAG GGTAG